The genomic interval TATCGAATCGAAGCATTACGTCCAGGCGATCGTCTGCGATAGTCGGGGGCGTACTTTGCTGGTGGCTGGCAATGCGGAAACAGCGACATTTGTCCGTTCGGCACTGAAGCCCTTTCAAGCGCTGGCAGTGACCACTACGGGAACCTTAGAGCGCTATGGTTTGACCGATCGCGACCTGGCAATTATGTGCAGCTCTCACAAGGGCAAAATTGAGCAGGTGCGGCAGGCTTTTAATATCCTGTGGCGATCGGATCTTGACCCATCTACGCTGCAATGTCCCATTCCTCCGGGCAAGCGGAGTCCTCTAGAGCACAATTGCTCAGGCAAACATGCAGGCATGCTGGCGGTTTGCCAGCAGCGAAATTGGTCGCTCAACAACTATTTGCAGCGCAGCCATCCGGTTCAGCAGTTAATCATTCAAAAGATTGCTGAACTCTTACGGATGCCAGCAGAGGAATTTATCAGCGCCCGTGATGATTGTGGTGCGCCGACCTATTTCATGCAACTTGGGCAAATTGCCTCTCTCTATGCCCTCCTGTC from Kovacikia minuta CCNUW1 carries:
- a CDS encoding asparaginase, which translates into the protein MTRGRRTQTAELEVRLLREGIIESKHYVQAIVCDSRGRTLLVAGNAETATFVRSALKPFQALAVTTTGTLERYGLTDRDLAIMCSSHKGKIEQVRQAFNILWRSDLDPSTLQCPIPPGKRSPLEHNCSGKHAGMLAVCQQRNWSLNNYLQRSHPVQQLIIQKIAELLRMPAEEFISARDDCGAPTYFMQLGQIASLYALLSSRDNLDMERIVRAMTHHPTMIAGDGEFDTELMRLTEGELLSKGGAEGVLCIGRLDEGMGLTIKVMDGAKRAKYAVAIHLLKQMGWISPSVSETLSENFMSLSSVTRLEVAGDLSML